The Humulus lupulus chromosome 3, drHumLupu1.1, whole genome shotgun sequence genome window below encodes:
- the LOC133825222 gene encoding mechanosensitive ion channel protein 7-like, with protein sequence MNRKYWTLSDLRASLLPSNDRFSRQVPHKQGGKFSIDHLHKLNQKNISAWNMRKMIDTVRTGSLATLDEKIQNSNNINTDDESSLQIKTECQAKEAAKKIFANVAKFGSKCIYLEDLMRFMNKDEAIRTMHLFGTTSEFEQEFVYKTQDPNSLLVKQF encoded by the exons ATGAACAGGAAGTATTGGACGCTAAGTGACCTCAGAGCAAGCCTGCTTCCTTCCAATGACAGATTTTCTAGGCAGGTGCCTCACAAACAAGGTGGAAAATTCTCAATTGACCACTTGCATAAGCTAAATCAGAAGAATATATCAGCTTGGAATATGAGGAAAATGATAGATACTGTAAGGACTGGGTCCTTGGCCACTCTGGATGAAAAAATACAGAACTCTAATAATATTAATACGGATGATGAGTCTTCTTTACAGATCAAAACTGAATGCCAGGCAAAAGAGGCAGCCAAGAAGATATTTGCCAATGTAGCCAAGTTCGGGTCCAA ATGTATTTACCTAGAGGATTTGATGAGGTTTATGAATAAAGACGAAGCTATTAGAACAATGCATCTATTTGGAACAACATCTGAATTCGAACAAGAATTTGTTTACAAAACTCAAGATCCCAATTCTTTGTTAGTGAAACAATTCTAA
- the LOC133823281 gene encoding L10-interacting MYB domain-containing protein-like isoform X2, with the protein MAGVDNEVLIIENNDEASVWTQKHEEIFIELMEEEVLKGNKSTITFTKQSWKYIKEELCARAKRNYSDMQLRNKYNQLKQKHKYLKSLLKETGMGYNAVTGEVSATDEVWDKLIRVNKSAKRFRKKCCKFYEKLCTIFGDTTATGSNAHPSTRSPSNDGDNNDDDATSISPSTRNEESGFDEDGSRRRGKSTATSNSRSVKRAKFSSALADALATYNETAKRKTELIERSMATSASHYLLDESVEALNQIDGISGEVYAKAIEKFENEVSRALFLKMPEHRRIDWLLNLK; encoded by the exons ATGGCAGGTGTTGATAATGAAGTTCTTATTATTGAGAATAATGATGAGGCATCTGTTTGGACTCAAAAGCATGAAGAAATTTTCATTGAACTTATGGAAGAAGAAGTCTTAAAGGGAAATAAGAGCACCATAACCTTTACCAAGCAATCATGGAAATATATAAAGGAAGAGCTTTGTGCACGAGCAAAAAGAAATTATAGTGATATGCAACTAAGGAACAAATACAATCAATTAAAGCAAAAGCATAAGTATTTGAAGTCTTTACTGAAAGAGACTGGCATGGGATACAATGCAGTGACTGGAGAAGTTAGTGCGACAGATGAAGTTTGGGATAAACTTATTCGg GTTAACAAGTCTGCTAAAAGATTTAGAAAGAAATGTTGTAAGTTTTATGAGAAATTATGCACTATCTTTGGTGATACTACTGCAACTGGTTCCAATGCTCATCCTTCAACTCGAAGTCCTTCTAATGATGgagataataatgatgatgatgcaaCGTCGATAAGTCCGTCTACTAGGAATGAAGAAAGTGGTTTTGATGAGGATGGTAGCAGAAGAAGAGGTAAATCAACAGCCACTTCGAACTCTCGATCAGTAAAAAGAGCAAAGTTCTCATCAGCTTTGGCAGATGCACTGGCAACATATAATGAAACTGCAAAGCGAAAGACAGAATTGATAGAGAGATCAATGGCAACATCTGCATCACATTACTTATTGGATGAGAGTGTTGAAGCTCTTAATCAAATTGATGGAATTAGTGGAGAAGTATACGCAAAAGCTATTGAGAAGTTTGAGAACGAGGTGTCCAGAGCATTGTTTCTAAAGATGCCAGAGCATAGAAGAATAGATTGGTTGCTGAATTTGAAGTGA
- the LOC133823281 gene encoding protein ALP1-like isoform X1, translating into MEVLHGHWSRCYDLFRMNKDVFNLFCGVLKEIFLLKNSRYLSVEEQVAMFLFVIGHNERHRVVAERFQHSISTTSHYFRKVLKAICRLSKELITPPSFDVTPPQIRFDPRYYPFFKNCVGAIDGTHISAHVPIDEQIPYRGRKVDTTQNVMCVCSFDMKFTYVVPGWEGSANDARILLECATNPDYGFPMPPQGKYYLVDSGYTNMPGFLSPYRGERYHLGQYTDLNPIGKKELFNYRHSSLRNVIERCFGVLKARFPILKQMPSYDLRIQKYIVIACCGIHNFIRTNAEADVYFDGGEGNSEVQATTLQSTDGILTDSVEFSISRTHIREMAHVRDEIADHIWRASPR; encoded by the exons ATGGAAGTATTGCACGGGCATTGGAGTAGGTGTTATGATTTGTTTAGAATGAACAAAGATGTCTTCAATTTATTTTGTGGTGttctaaaagaaatttttttattgaagAACTCACGATATCTGTCTGTTGAAGAACAAGTGGCTATGTTCTTATTTGTGATTGGCCATAATGAACGACATCGTGTGGTTGCTGAACGATTTCAGCACTCCATCTCAACCACATCACATTATTTTAGGAAGGTTTTGAAGGCAATATGTCGTCTATCCAAAGAACTAATTACTCCACCTTCATTTGATGTAACTCCTCCACAAATTCGATTCGATCCAAGATACTATCCATTTTTTAAG aatTGTGTTGGAGCTATAGATGGGACTCATATTTCTGCGCATGTTCCAATTGATGAACAAATACCATATCGAGGTCGAAAAGTGGATACAACTCAGAACGTTATGTGTGTATGTTCATTTGACATGAAGTTCACATACGTTGTTCCTGGATGGGAAGGATCAGCTAATGATGCACGAATTCTTCTAGAATGTGCCACAAACCCAGATTATGGATTTCCAATGCCGCCCCAAG GAAAATATTATCTTGTTGATTCTGGCTATACAAACATGCCTGGTTTTCTTTCACCATATCGAGGAGAAAGGTATCATTTGGGCCAGTACACAGATCTTAATCCCATAGGAAAAAAAGAGCTCTTCAATTATCGACACTCTTCCTTGAGAAATGTCATTGAGCGGTGTTTCGGTGTGTTGAAGGCTCGCTTTCCAATCCTAAAACAAATGCCTTCATATGATCTAAGAATACAAAAGTACATTGTCATTGCTTGCTGCGGGATTCACAATTTTATAAGGACAAATGCAGAAGCAGATGTATATTTTGATGGAGGTGAAGGAAATTCTGAAGTACAGGCCACTACTTTACAAAGCACGGATGGAATTTTGACTGATAGTGTAGAGTTCAGTATTTCTAGAACTCATATACGTGAAATGGCTCATGTTCGTGATGAAATTGCTGATCATATATGGAGAGCTAGTCCACGATAG